One window from the genome of Cyclobacterium amurskyense encodes:
- a CDS encoding helix-turn-helix domain-containing protein: MEYYNKVIESVGVRYVKGNNFKIERPVTITDYTDSENTAILLHRGSLNYGEDQESVNEGEILFIPAGRPTRVSFGTVTKRNETNNDNFLENKKKYLQTISFKNIKNLEDDCITSVTFEAKVFDVVNFFNSLGIPAFVIRFNDRIASILEDVVKESEQNTPGKERVIKLYTELLVVELVRHILKNRLFVEELSTNSTYFKDPRLIDMFNYIKKNIGGDLSNKVLAKVANVSEDYVGQYFKMLTGINPQDYIEYQRMEAAVELLRTTKKSIRDIGKEVGYKDTAYFCRRFKMMYGLPAGKMRRRESLINVQ; this comes from the coding sequence ATGGAATATTACAATAAGGTGATAGAGTCGGTTGGCGTAAGGTACGTGAAAGGAAATAACTTTAAAATTGAGCGACCTGTAACCATAACCGATTATACAGATTCAGAAAATACAGCCATCCTCTTACACAGAGGATCGTTGAATTATGGTGAAGACCAAGAGTCTGTTAATGAGGGGGAAATACTATTTATTCCAGCAGGAAGGCCAACTAGAGTATCATTCGGTACAGTTACCAAAAGGAACGAGACCAACAATGATAATTTTTTGGAAAACAAAAAGAAGTACCTTCAAACTATCAGTTTTAAAAACATTAAAAACCTTGAAGACGACTGCATCACCTCAGTTACTTTTGAAGCAAAGGTATTCGATGTTGTCAATTTCTTTAACTCACTTGGTATACCAGCTTTTGTAATTCGATTCAACGATCGAATAGCTTCCATACTCGAAGATGTAGTAAAGGAATCCGAACAAAACACACCTGGAAAAGAAAGGGTAATAAAACTTTATACTGAATTACTGGTAGTGGAATTGGTTCGTCACATCCTTAAAAACAGACTGTTTGTAGAAGAATTGTCTACCAACAGTACTTATTTCAAGGATCCTCGATTGATCGACATGTTCAATTATATCAAGAAGAATATTGGTGGAGACTTGTCCAATAAAGTGTTGGCAAAAGTAGCCAATGTTTCAGAAGATTATGTAGGCCAATACTTTAAGATGCTAACAGGTATTAATCCTCAGGATTATATTGAATACCAAAGAATGGAAGCGGCTGTGGAGTTATTGAGAACCACCAAAAAGAGTATACGAGACATCGGAAAAGAAGTCGGATACAAAGACACTGCTTATTTCTGTAGAAGATTTAAGATGATGTATGGTCTACCTGCAGGTAAAATGAGACGAAGAGAATCGTTAATTAACGTTCAGTGA
- a CDS encoding geranylgeranylglyceryl/heptaprenylglyceryl phosphate synthase: MNRNKEIRELLYRRNKKGIKSLALLIDPEKIDKQPSLELLKELSHGLIIDFFLVGGSLVNTNRLDHCLCRLKEVTKGNVPVVLFPGSVMQLSDEADAVLFLSLISGRNPDLLIGQHVLAAPTLSKSKLEVLPVGYMLVNGGASTSVEYMSQTIPIPNNKPDIAVATALAGEFLGLPLFYLDAGSGAKIPVSKKMINAVSREINSPLMVGGGIRSLQEAKDAWNAGADVLVIGNGAEKNPSLITEVLHYAKFYNSSLNVN, translated from the coding sequence ATGAACCGAAATAAGGAAATACGTGAATTGCTTTACCGAAGGAACAAAAAAGGCATTAAGAGCCTTGCCTTATTAATAGACCCGGAGAAAATTGACAAACAACCTTCTCTGGAACTTCTTAAGGAGCTTTCTCATGGTCTAATCATCGATTTCTTTCTTGTGGGAGGAAGTCTGGTAAATACCAATCGCCTCGATCATTGTTTGTGCAGGTTGAAAGAAGTGACCAAAGGAAATGTTCCTGTGGTCTTGTTTCCGGGGAGTGTAATGCAGCTTTCTGATGAGGCAGATGCTGTCTTGTTTCTCTCTCTGATTTCTGGAAGAAATCCTGATTTATTGATTGGGCAACATGTATTGGCGGCACCTACTCTGTCTAAGAGTAAACTTGAGGTTCTCCCTGTTGGATACATGTTGGTCAATGGAGGTGCAAGTACAAGCGTGGAATACATGAGTCAAACCATTCCTATTCCTAATAATAAGCCTGATATTGCAGTGGCTACTGCCTTAGCTGGAGAGTTTTTGGGATTGCCTTTGTTTTACCTGGATGCTGGTTCTGGAGCAAAGATTCCAGTGTCTAAAAAAATGATCAATGCTGTGAGTAGGGAGATTAATTCTCCGCTTATGGTAGGAGGAGGCATACGTTCCCTTCAAGAGGCAAAAGATGCGTGGAATGCGGGTGCAGATGTATTGGTTATAGGTAATGGGGCAGAAAAAAACCCCAGTTTAATTACTGAGGTTTTGCATTATGCTAAATTTTATAATTCATCACTGAACGTTAATTAA
- the panD gene encoding aspartate 1-decarboxylase: protein MQIQLLKSKIHRVKITQAELHYVGSITIDEALMEAANIIENEKVQIVNINNGERLETYVIKGERDSGQICLNGPAARKAQVGDVVIIISYASMDFEEAKKYKPTIIFPDAQNKVI from the coding sequence ATGCAAATTCAGTTATTAAAATCAAAAATTCATCGGGTAAAAATCACCCAAGCGGAACTTCATTATGTAGGCAGCATCACCATTGATGAGGCATTAATGGAAGCAGCTAATATCATTGAGAATGAAAAAGTTCAGATTGTAAATATCAACAATGGTGAACGTCTGGAAACTTATGTCATAAAAGGAGAAAGAGACTCAGGCCAAATTTGTCTCAACGGCCCCGCGGCTCGAAAAGCGCAAGTTGGAGATGTAGTCATCATCATTTCCTATGCCTCAATGGACTTTGAAGAAGCAAAAAAATACAAACCCACTATTATTTTCCCTGATGCCCAAAACAAAGTAATTTGA
- a CDS encoding lysylphosphatidylglycerol synthase transmembrane domain-containing protein, whose translation MSNKLKSGLQAIVPLVAAILIFYYLYKDIEGEVILEALKGINALWFSAAMFLGLLGFWLRAWRWKNLIATNETIEVKTIPIFWSLMFGNLINLLFPRAGEVARCGGVSKVYPIKFGKIFGTVVLERTIDMVFMLFIIALAFLLEGGIFIEIFESLISLSAIKSFVSEYVYWAILLMLILLVLAVLTYLKFKKTTLIGKIRQFLRQFVSGLETLIHMKNKVGFWVATVLIWTIYFLMMYWMALSIPSTNSLSATSVLMVLVMGSIGMIAPVQGGIGTFHAMVAFILLYYGISEEQGKVFAMLVHTSQIMIVLILGGISFLYLFRKKKVTLNQ comes from the coding sequence TTGAGCAATAAATTAAAAAGCGGTCTTCAAGCTATCGTGCCCCTAGTGGCTGCGATTTTGATTTTCTATTATCTCTACAAGGATATTGAAGGGGAAGTCATTTTAGAAGCCCTTAAAGGAATCAATGCTCTTTGGTTTTCTGCAGCCATGTTTCTAGGACTGCTTGGTTTTTGGCTTAGGGCATGGAGATGGAAGAACTTAATTGCTACCAATGAAACCATTGAGGTAAAAACCATACCAATCTTTTGGTCCTTGATGTTTGGCAACTTGATCAATCTTCTTTTCCCCAGAGCAGGAGAGGTGGCCAGATGTGGTGGGGTAAGCAAAGTCTACCCCATTAAATTCGGTAAAATCTTTGGGACCGTAGTCCTGGAAAGAACAATAGACATGGTCTTTATGCTCTTTATTATTGCTTTGGCCTTCCTTCTAGAAGGAGGGATATTTATCGAAATTTTTGAAAGCCTAATTTCTCTAAGCGCCATTAAATCCTTCGTATCCGAATACGTTTATTGGGCGATACTTCTTATGTTGATCCTCTTGGTATTGGCAGTGCTTACCTACTTAAAATTCAAAAAAACTACATTAATAGGTAAAATTCGTCAGTTTTTACGCCAATTTGTCAGTGGTTTAGAAACCTTGATTCATATGAAAAACAAAGTTGGATTTTGGGTTGCTACCGTACTTATTTGGACCATCTATTTTTTAATGATGTATTGGATGGCGCTTTCTATTCCCTCTACCAACTCATTATCAGCTACTTCCGTTTTAATGGTTTTAGTAATGGGAAGCATTGGAATGATAGCTCCAGTACAAGGAGGCATAGGGACCTTTCACGCCATGGTCGCTTTTATACTCCTCTATTATGGCATATCAGAGGAGCAGGGCAAGGTATTTGCGATGTTAGTTCATACCTCTCAAATAATGATTGTTTTGATTTTGGGAGGGATTAGCTTTCTTTACCTTTTCAGGAAAAAGAAAGTAACCTTGAATCAATAA
- the panC gene encoding pantoate--beta-alanine ligase: MEIHETIPAVKQHLRAFKTQNKAIGLVPTMGALHQGHLELIRQSKKQMDVTIVTIFVNPIQFNNPEDLQKYPRTLEADLAVLSEEGVDIVFVPSEKEIYPEGIFMEFDFGTMEQVLEGRFRPGHFNGVAIVVSKLFHIVQPDIAFFGQKDLQQVSVVKRLVSDLSFGIEIEVVPTVRETDGLALSSRNQRLSPEGRKIAPLLYKTLTKCKDELLMGGDWLKIKNNAIKKILNPIEINPEYLELVDEADFSLVQQPIPGKSYAICIAAYIEQVRLIDNIIFRSGHI; the protein is encoded by the coding sequence TTGGAAATACACGAAACCATACCTGCTGTAAAACAGCACTTAAGGGCCTTTAAAACCCAAAATAAAGCGATAGGCCTTGTCCCTACTATGGGGGCATTGCACCAAGGGCATTTAGAATTAATCCGGCAGTCTAAAAAACAAATGGACGTCACTATTGTGACAATTTTTGTAAACCCCATCCAATTTAACAATCCGGAAGACCTTCAGAAATACCCCAGAACCTTAGAAGCTGACTTAGCTGTATTGAGTGAGGAAGGCGTGGATATTGTCTTTGTTCCTTCGGAGAAAGAAATCTATCCTGAAGGAATTTTTATGGAGTTTGATTTTGGGACTATGGAGCAAGTGCTTGAAGGCAGGTTTAGACCTGGTCATTTTAATGGTGTTGCTATAGTTGTGTCTAAGCTGTTTCATATAGTACAGCCTGACATTGCCTTTTTTGGCCAAAAAGACCTTCAACAAGTTTCTGTCGTTAAAAGACTGGTAAGCGACCTATCTTTCGGTATTGAAATAGAAGTCGTGCCCACGGTTAGGGAAACTGATGGGTTGGCACTTTCTTCTCGAAACCAAAGACTAAGTCCGGAAGGAAGAAAAATCGCTCCTCTTCTTTACAAAACCTTGACTAAATGTAAAGATGAACTTTTAATGGGGGGGGACTGGTTGAAGATTAAAAACAATGCAATTAAGAAAATTTTAAATCCAATTGAGATAAACCCCGAGTATCTGGAACTCGTTGATGAAGCAGATTTCAGCCTTGTCCAACAGCCAATACCCGGAAAATCATACGCCATTTGTATTGCGGCATATATTGAACAGGTACGATTAATTGACAATATTATCTTTCGTTCTGGTCACATTTAA
- a CDS encoding glycogen/starch synthase, whose protein sequence is MSKLRILYVASEINPFLQTSEVANFVRALPQAMQEKGMEIRILVPRFGLINERKNRLHEVVRLSGINISVGEEEKPLIIKVASIPNAKLQVYFIDNEDYFQRKSVFFDKQNKFYEDNDERAIFFCKGVLETVKKLGWAPDVVHCNDWMTSLIPLYLKTTYKNEPLFKETKSVYAIYNNGFSHKFGDDLFDKIKMVDIDDQLLAPLKSKDYEGFVKLGMEYADVVVKGEDISESLAAIIQQSSKEKQFEIKSDEQDELFESYYNIYTDLAG, encoded by the coding sequence ATGTCTAAACTTCGTATCCTTTACGTAGCAAGCGAAATTAACCCTTTTCTTCAAACTTCTGAAGTTGCTAATTTTGTAAGAGCCCTGCCTCAAGCGATGCAGGAAAAAGGAATGGAAATCCGAATTTTGGTACCGAGATTTGGATTGATTAATGAAAGAAAGAATCGGTTGCATGAGGTTGTAAGGCTTTCAGGTATCAATATATCAGTAGGTGAGGAGGAAAAACCATTGATAATTAAAGTTGCATCTATCCCCAATGCTAAATTACAGGTATATTTTATAGACAATGAAGACTATTTTCAGAGAAAGAGCGTTTTCTTTGACAAACAGAATAAATTTTATGAGGACAATGACGAAAGAGCCATTTTCTTCTGTAAAGGAGTTTTAGAAACCGTAAAGAAATTAGGTTGGGCCCCGGATGTTGTTCATTGTAATGACTGGATGACTAGCCTTATTCCTTTGTATTTGAAAACTACTTACAAGAATGAGCCCTTGTTCAAAGAAACAAAATCTGTTTATGCTATTTATAATAACGGATTTAGTCATAAATTTGGGGACGATTTATTCGATAAAATAAAAATGGTAGACATCGATGACCAGCTTCTTGCCCCATTGAAGTCCAAGGACTACGAAGGGTTTGTGAAATTGGGTATGGAGTATGCCGACGTTGTAGTAAAAGGTGAGGATATTTCCGAAAGCTTGGCTGCCATAATTCAACAATCTTCTAAAGAAAAACAGTTTGAAATTAAAAGTGATGAACAAGACGAGCTTTTTGAAAGCTATTACAATATCTATACGGACCTTGCAGGTTAA
- a CDS encoding DsbA family oxidoreductase yields the protein MMKIEIWSDIVCPFCYIGKRRFENALAKFDKKDQIEVIYKSFQLNPEIKTDMDKSVVQYLSESKGVTLEKAREMTEYVTQQAGIEGLDYKMDKAVVANTFRSHRLLHLALAQGLQLEMKERLLKAYFIEGKNIDDVSILADLAKEVGITNAEETLKNDNFTDQVKRDLMESKQIGIQGVPFFVFNGKYGISGAQESKVFAEAIEQSFKEWEEDALQPKG from the coding sequence ATGATGAAAATAGAAATCTGGAGTGATATTGTTTGCCCTTTTTGCTATATAGGCAAGCGCCGTTTTGAAAATGCATTGGCAAAATTTGATAAGAAAGACCAAATAGAGGTCATTTATAAGAGTTTTCAGTTGAACCCTGAAATAAAAACAGATATGGACAAATCTGTGGTGCAATACCTGTCAGAAAGCAAAGGTGTGACATTAGAAAAAGCCAGAGAAATGACAGAATATGTCACTCAACAGGCAGGCATCGAAGGGCTAGATTACAAAATGGACAAAGCCGTAGTAGCTAACACTTTCAGGAGCCATAGATTATTACACCTTGCTTTGGCACAAGGTCTACAGTTGGAAATGAAAGAGCGTTTATTAAAAGCTTATTTTATAGAGGGGAAAAACATTGATGATGTATCCATCCTTGCTGACTTAGCAAAAGAAGTAGGGATAACCAATGCTGAGGAAACTTTAAAAAATGACAATTTCACTGATCAAGTTAAAAGAGACCTAATGGAGTCCAAACAAATTGGAATACAGGGAGTTCCTTTTTTCGTTTTCAATGGTAAATATGGCATAAGTGGTGCTCAGGAATCCAAGGTATTTGCAGAGGCCATAGAGCAATCGTTCAAAGAATGGGAAGAAGACGCTCTGCAACCTAAAGGTTAA
- a CDS encoding acyl-CoA dehydrogenase: protein MDFDLNEEQLAIKEAASDFAQTVLLPKVIERDIQCEFPKELVAQMAEMGFMGMMVPQEYGGGGMDTLSYVIALEEIAKVDASAAVIMSVNNSLVCWGLEKYGTKSQKEKYLKPLASGKCLGAFALSEPEAGSDATSQSTTAVEKEDHYLINGTKNWITNGYSADIYLVIAQTNKKKEHHGISVFIVERGWAGFEVGKKEDKMGIRASDTCSLMFTDMKVPKENRIGEEGFGFKFAMETLNGGRIGIAAQALGIAAGAMELSVKYAKERKTFGKPISEHQAIQFKLADMDTEIEAARLLCYKAALKKDKNESYVRLSAIAKLYSSKVAMKTTNEAVQIHGGYGYVREYHVERMMRDAKITEIYEGTSEIQKIVISRKLLS from the coding sequence ATGGATTTTGACCTGAATGAAGAACAACTGGCCATAAAGGAAGCGGCTTCAGATTTTGCACAAACAGTACTTTTACCAAAAGTAATCGAAAGGGACATTCAATGTGAATTCCCAAAAGAATTGGTTGCACAGATGGCTGAAATGGGATTTATGGGAATGATGGTTCCTCAAGAGTATGGCGGTGGTGGAATGGATACCCTCTCCTACGTAATCGCATTGGAAGAAATCGCTAAGGTAGATGCCTCAGCTGCCGTGATCATGTCTGTAAACAACTCTTTGGTGTGTTGGGGTTTGGAAAAATATGGAACAAAATCCCAGAAAGAAAAGTACTTAAAACCACTTGCTTCAGGCAAATGTTTGGGAGCTTTTGCATTGTCAGAGCCAGAAGCCGGATCCGATGCCACCTCTCAAAGTACCACTGCCGTAGAGAAAGAGGATCATTACTTGATCAATGGTACAAAGAACTGGATAACCAATGGCTATTCAGCAGACATCTATCTTGTCATTGCACAAACCAACAAAAAAAAAGAACACCATGGGATATCAGTATTTATAGTAGAAAGAGGTTGGGCAGGTTTTGAAGTTGGTAAAAAAGAAGACAAAATGGGCATTAGGGCTTCTGACACTTGCTCATTGATGTTTACGGATATGAAGGTTCCCAAAGAAAACCGAATAGGAGAGGAAGGTTTTGGTTTTAAGTTTGCCATGGAAACCTTAAATGGAGGCCGTATAGGCATTGCCGCTCAGGCCCTTGGAATAGCAGCAGGAGCAATGGAACTGTCTGTAAAATATGCCAAAGAAAGAAAAACTTTCGGTAAACCTATCAGTGAACACCAAGCCATTCAATTTAAACTGGCAGACATGGACACGGAAATAGAAGCCGCACGTTTGTTATGTTATAAAGCCGCCTTAAAAAAAGACAAAAACGAGTCTTATGTAAGGTTAAGTGCAATTGCCAAATTGTACTCTTCAAAGGTGGCCATGAAAACCACAAATGAGGCCGTCCAAATCCATGGAGGTTATGGTTATGTGCGAGAATACCACGTAGAACGGATGATGAGGGATGCTAAAATTACAGAGATCTATGAAGGCACTTCAGAAATTCAGAAAATAGTTATATCCAGAAAGCTTTTAAGCTAA
- a CDS encoding MltF family protein → MSKTNISYLFLVIFTCLVASCKPEVKEKKVPKYWEHPAELDFDAIKKRGFIRAIVDNSSTSYYIYRGRTMGYEFELLRNLANQLGVNLRLIVRHDLEDAFRLLNKGKADIVAINFEVNEERKKYASFTAPVNTMETVVVQRKDHTHVDSLIQLSNKKVFIKKGTIYKERLMSLSDSLSLSLTIEEKNTSLEELINQVIQEEIDYTVVDNDIALVNATYNDLLDVNLMVSQPNPVSWAIRKNAPLLESKINEWIERIDRTGYKSILYHKYFLNKKNSYHRSSSAFSSVSGGRISAYDDIIKEGADKLGWDWRLLAALVYKESRFNHSAVSYAGAVGLLQLMPVTLQRFGVNDPNNPNESLRGGVNYLKYLDGFWLDRVPDNNERIKFILASYNVGHGHVQDAWRLAYKYGKDNKRWENVAYYLERKSKPEVYRDPWVKSGYAKGHVTVRYVREVYGLYESYKVLVDS, encoded by the coding sequence ATGTCAAAAACCAATATTTCTTACCTTTTCTTGGTCATTTTTACCTGTTTAGTGGCTTCCTGTAAGCCAGAGGTGAAAGAAAAGAAAGTGCCAAAATATTGGGAACATCCTGCAGAATTGGACTTTGATGCCATAAAGAAAAGAGGATTTATTCGGGCGATTGTTGACAATTCTTCTACCAGCTATTATATCTACCGTGGCCGTACCATGGGCTACGAATTTGAATTGCTTAGGAACCTTGCCAACCAACTGGGTGTAAACCTAAGGTTAATTGTAAGACATGATTTAGAGGATGCCTTCCGTTTATTAAATAAAGGGAAGGCAGATATTGTAGCCATCAATTTTGAGGTCAATGAGGAACGCAAGAAATATGCTTCCTTTACTGCTCCTGTAAATACAATGGAAACAGTAGTGGTTCAGCGAAAGGACCACACTCATGTGGATAGCTTGATTCAACTATCAAATAAGAAGGTATTTATTAAAAAAGGTACCATTTATAAGGAACGCCTCATGTCACTTAGTGATTCCCTGTCGCTTTCCCTTACCATAGAAGAAAAAAACACCAGTTTAGAAGAGCTTATCAATCAGGTGATACAAGAAGAAATTGACTACACAGTAGTTGACAATGACATTGCTTTAGTTAATGCGACATATAACGATTTGCTGGATGTAAATCTTATGGTCAGTCAGCCCAACCCTGTTTCTTGGGCTATTCGAAAAAATGCACCCCTACTGGAAAGTAAGATTAATGAGTGGATAGAGAGAATAGATAGAACTGGGTATAAATCCATTTTATACCATAAATATTTTTTGAATAAAAAAAATAGCTACCATCGATCCTCTTCTGCCTTTTCCTCCGTGTCGGGGGGTAGGATATCTGCGTACGATGATATAATCAAGGAAGGTGCGGATAAGTTGGGATGGGATTGGCGTCTGTTGGCTGCCCTAGTTTATAAAGAAAGTCGTTTTAATCATTCGGCAGTATCCTATGCTGGTGCAGTAGGTTTGCTTCAGTTAATGCCAGTGACCTTGCAGCGATTTGGCGTCAATGATCCCAATAATCCCAATGAAAGTTTGAGAGGTGGAGTTAATTATTTGAAATACCTTGATGGCTTTTGGCTAGATAGGGTTCCGGATAATAATGAAAGGATCAAATTTATTTTGGCTTCTTACAATGTAGGTCATGGGCATGTGCAGGATGCATGGCGTCTCGCCTACAAGTATGGAAAAGACAATAAAAGATGGGAAAATGTAGCCTATTACTTGGAAAGAAAATCAAAACCAGAAGTTTACAGAGACCCATGGGTGAAAAGTGGCTATGCCAAAGGCCATGTCACAGTACGTTACGTTCGTGAGGTATATGGTTTGTACGAATCGTATAAGGTGTTGGTCGATTCTTAA
- a CDS encoding zinc metallopeptidase — MGIILIVVVFAILGYVVSNRLKNKFKKYSQVSLKANLSGKEIAELMLADHNIHNVKVNCVEGQLSDHYNPMNKTVNLSTDVYYGRNAAATAVSAHECGHAVQHANSYAWLKLRSTLVPIQNISGKILNIVLIASLFGGIALFGLPYEAVGVVVVGAYSILTLFSVITLPVEFDASNRALAWVKQRNVVTPEEYDMSKDALKWAAMTYVVAALASMATLAYYMFVFFGNRD, encoded by the coding sequence ATGGGAATCATACTAATTGTAGTTGTATTTGCAATTCTTGGCTATGTGGTAAGTAACAGGCTAAAGAATAAGTTTAAAAAATACTCGCAGGTTTCTTTAAAGGCCAACTTATCCGGTAAAGAAATTGCTGAGTTGATGTTGGCGGATCATAACATCCATAACGTAAAAGTCAATTGTGTAGAAGGGCAATTATCTGATCATTACAACCCAATGAATAAAACGGTTAACCTGAGCACAGATGTTTATTATGGAAGAAATGCTGCAGCCACAGCTGTATCAGCTCACGAATGTGGCCATGCGGTTCAACATGCAAATTCTTATGCATGGCTTAAATTAAGATCAACCCTGGTACCTATTCAAAATATCAGTGGCAAAATTTTAAATATAGTATTGATCGCCTCTCTTTTTGGAGGTATAGCCTTATTTGGCCTTCCTTATGAAGCAGTTGGCGTAGTAGTAGTTGGTGCCTACAGTATCTTGACTTTATTTAGTGTTATTACGCTACCTGTAGAATTTGATGCTAGTAACCGAGCCTTGGCTTGGGTAAAGCAAAGGAATGTAGTAACTCCTGAAGAGTACGATATGTCCAAAGACGCATTGAAATGGGCAGCCATGACTTATGTGGTTGCCGCCTTGGCATCAATGGCCACTTTAGCCTATTACATGTTCGTCTTTTTTGGAAACAGAGACTAA
- a CDS encoding phage holin family protein, giving the protein MNEIITTIKKLIEVRVNIIKAEIVDQISLVVARVAVIVLIVLSASFILLFGSIALAFYFSELYGSSSIGFLMLTGIYLIIFLLLVLLRNASGFQRVLKNSLYRYVFLFKGRKDE; this is encoded by the coding sequence ATGAATGAGATTATTACTACAATTAAAAAATTGATAGAAGTAAGGGTTAATATTATTAAAGCTGAAATTGTCGACCAAATAAGTTTGGTCGTAGCGAGGGTTGCGGTCATTGTTTTGATCGTTTTATCTGCTTCTTTTATTTTGCTTTTTGGTAGTATTGCACTGGCTTTTTATTTTAGTGAATTGTACGGAAGTAGCTCAATTGGCTTCTTGATGTTAACAGGTATCTACCTAATAATATTTTTGTTATTGGTATTGTTAAGGAATGCCTCTGGCTTTCAAAGGGTACTTAAAAATTCCCTATACAGGTATGTTTTCTTATTTAAAGGTAGAAAAGACGAATAA
- the crtD gene encoding 1-hydroxycarotenoid 3,4-desaturase CrtD, which produces MGKKAIIVGSGIAGLAASIRLSLKGYQVSVYEANSYPGGKLSEIKIDGYRFDAGPSLFTLPEQVEELFELAGKNTKDYFQYKRLAINCNYFWEDGTRLSAHSDVDKFADEVNKQLGEPKENTKKALKKSAYIYQHLAPLFMHRSLHKWSTWFNKKAFRSYLRMGKLGLFSTMNQANSLQFHHPKLVQLFNRYATYNGSDPYQTPATLNIIPHLEFNRGAYFPVKGMHDITSSLYGLAKELGVSFNFNQPVEKILVKNNRAIGIQTPSGDYFSDLVINNMDMVTAYKTILKEEVQPKRLLKQPKSSSALIFYWGIKKNFPELDLHNILFSNDYEKEFKTIFDKRDVYKDPTVYINITSIHKEDDAPDGCMNWFTMINVPNNQGQDWDKIKSKAKEFIIKKINNTLKTNIEPLIEVEHILDPIGIETKTSSANGALYGNSSNNKYAAFLRHPNYSSKINKLFFCGGSVHPGGGIPLCLLSAKIMADMIPNA; this is translated from the coding sequence ATGGGAAAGAAGGCAATAATCGTAGGTTCTGGTATTGCGGGCTTGGCAGCCTCAATCCGTTTATCTCTCAAAGGATATCAGGTAAGTGTGTATGAGGCAAATTCTTATCCGGGAGGAAAACTGTCAGAAATCAAGATTGATGGCTATCGTTTTGATGCTGGCCCCTCTTTGTTTACCCTTCCCGAACAGGTTGAAGAGTTGTTTGAGTTGGCAGGAAAAAACACAAAGGACTATTTTCAATACAAAAGACTTGCCATTAATTGCAATTATTTCTGGGAGGATGGCACAAGATTAAGCGCCCATTCTGATGTAGATAAATTTGCTGATGAGGTAAACAAACAACTTGGGGAGCCGAAAGAAAACACAAAAAAGGCGCTAAAAAAATCAGCCTATATTTACCAACACCTTGCTCCCCTCTTTATGCATAGATCTCTGCACAAGTGGAGCACTTGGTTCAATAAAAAGGCTTTTCGGTCCTATCTTAGAATGGGAAAACTTGGGCTATTCAGTACCATGAATCAAGCAAATTCCTTACAGTTCCATCATCCAAAACTAGTACAACTATTTAATCGATATGCCACCTACAATGGCTCAGATCCCTATCAAACACCAGCCACTTTAAACATCATTCCTCATTTGGAATTCAACAGGGGCGCTTACTTCCCGGTGAAGGGAATGCATGACATTACTTCCAGCCTGTATGGGTTGGCCAAAGAGCTTGGGGTTTCTTTTAATTTCAATCAACCGGTAGAAAAAATTCTAGTAAAGAACAATAGGGCCATTGGTATACAGACCCCAAGCGGCGATTATTTCTCCGATTTAGTGATCAATAATATGGACATGGTAACCGCCTACAAAACCATTCTCAAAGAGGAGGTCCAACCTAAAAGATTATTGAAACAACCAAAGTCCAGCTCAGCATTGATATTCTATTGGGGGATCAAGAAAAATTTCCCAGAGCTTGACCTTCACAATATTCTTTTTAGCAATGATTACGAGAAGGAATTTAAGACCATTTTTGATAAAAGGGACGTGTACAAGGACCCAACTGTCTATATTAATATCACCTCTATTCATAAGGAAGACGACGCACCAGATGGCTGCATGAATTGGTTTACTATGATAAATGTACCAAATAACCAAGGTCAGGACTGGGACAAGATAAAATCCAAAGCAAAAGAATTCATCATCAAAAAAATCAACAACACGCTAAAAACAAACATTGAACCATTAATTGAAGTTGAACACATTCTGGATCCTATAGGTATAGAAACCAAAACTTCCTCAGCGAACGGTGCCTTGTATGGAAATAGCTCCAATAATAAATATGCTGCTTTTTTAAGACATCCGAATTACAGTTCAAAAATAAATAAATTGTTCTTTTGCGGAGGAAGCGTTCATCCTGGCGGGGGCATTCCATTGTGCTTGTTATCTGCCAAGATTATGGCCGACATGATTCCAAATGCTTAA